In Phragmites australis chromosome 17, lpPhrAust1.1, whole genome shotgun sequence, the following are encoded in one genomic region:
- the LOC133897709 gene encoding proline-rich receptor-like protein kinase PERK2: MSAQCDTTRICDTSPPANIGFPELVSQPTPALASEPSSPTSPGPAEPSPSPVLAPPPLDSSNPSAAPPTAQNSPTRPPFQSAPEPAPAPLESSNPSAYGQLPPPDPTGPPVHRSAVGIAAGSAAAAASLLVLALGLCLVLRKRRAGRGGRAAAGSIPVISSGSSEKDPSVNVYPPKSPVAPRGPLKQQSIELSPPLTSSGSSAAHLAISRESFKSHHPRPHGEPRGQAVPGGEIHFRGEFAYGELAATTNGFAVSNLIGCGGFGDVYMGTVDGAAVAIKRLRVGSQQGDREFQAEVQIISRVHHRNLVSLVGYCVGDSGQSLLVYEFMPNMTLEYHLHGGVQTILDWPARWKIAVGAAKGLAYLHEDCHPRIIHRDIKASNILLDHDFNPKVSDFGMAKFMPGGHTHISTRIVGTIGYLAPEYASSGRLTEKSDVFSYGVVLLELITGMNAAISVHSDTDDTLVDWARPLLTRAIEHSSYDELVDPLLASFDTHRMARLVRCAAAAVRSAARRRPRMSQIVRYLEGDTSAEEIDACDDNRFSGESGSSHGDTTVQFHPVRYNEIRKGREERSACGTNVRAFTHRSQI; this comes from the exons ATGTCCGCCCAGTGTGACACCACACGCATCTGCGATACATCACCACCAGCAAACATCGGATTTCCAGAGCTTGTTTCCCAGCCGACGCCGGCTCTGGCGTCGGAGCCATCATCTCCGACTTCTCCCGGGCCGGCGGAGCCATCGCCTTCTCCGGTGCTAGCGCCTCCTCCTCTGGATTCATCGAATCCGTCAGCTGCGCCACCTACTGCTCAGAATTCTCCGACGCGGCCACCTTTCCAAAGCGCGCCGGAGCCGGCGCCTGCTCCTCTGGAATCATCGAATCCGTCGGCCTATGGACAGCTACCCCCGCCGGATCCAACAGGGCCACCTGTCCATAGGTCAGCGGTGGGCATTGCTGCTGGctccgcggccgcggccgccagTCTGCTAGTGCTAGCACTGGGTTTGTGTCTCGTTCTTCGGAAGAGGCGCGCTGGCCGGGGCGGCCGTGCGGCAGCAGGCAGCATACCAGTTATCAGTTCCGGTTCATCAGAAAAGGATCCGTCAGTCAACGTTTACCCTCCAAAATCTCCTGTAGCACCGCGTGGACCGCTGAAGCAGCAATCCATTGAACTCTCGCCACCGCTGACGTCGTCGGGCTCGTCGGCAGCTCACTTAGCTATTTCCCGCGAAAGCTTCAAGAGTCACCACCCACGCCCACATGGCGAACCGCGCGGGCAAGCCGTGCCTGGAGGTGAGATCCACTTTAGAGGCGAGTTTGCGTACGGGGAGCTGGCCGCCACCACTAACGGCTTCGCCGTCTCGAACCTCATCGGCTGCGGCGGCTTCGGCGATGTGTACATGGGTACGGTGGACGGCGCCGCGGTGGCGATCAAACGGCTGCGGGTGGGAAGCCAGCAAGGGGACCGGGAGTTCCAGGCTGAGGTGCAGATCATCAGCCGCGTGCACCATCGGAACCTCGTGTCACTCGTCGGGTACTGCGTCGGCGACAGCGGCCAGAGTCTGCTCGTCTACGAGTTCATGCCCAACATGACGTTGGAGTACCACTTGCATG GTGGAGTACAAACAATACTTGATTGGCCAGCTAGATGGAAAATTGCTGTTGGAGCTGCAAAGGGCCTAGCCTATCTGCATGAAGACT gCCATCCTAGAATCATCCACCGTGACATCAAGGCATCCAACATCCTACTTGATCATGACTTTAATCCCAAG GTTTCAGATTTTGGTATGGCCAAATTCATGCCAGGTGGACATACTCACATCTCAACAAGAATCGTTGGAACCATTGG GTACCTAGCACCAGAGTATGCCAGTTCCGGCAGGCTTACCGAGAAATCCGACGTGTTTTCGTACGGAGTTGTGCTGCTAGAGCTCATTACCGGCATGAACGCGGCCATATCAGTACATTCTGACACGGATGACACCTTAGTTGACTGG GCAAGGCCATTGCTCACACGGGCGATAGAGCACAGCAGCTACGATGAGCTCGTGGATCCACTGCTGGCGAGCTTCGACACGCACAGGATGGCGCGGCTGGTCAGgtgcgccgccgcggccgtgcGTTCGGCCGCACGGCGCCGGCCGCGAATGAGCCAG ATCGTCCGGTACTTAGAAGGCGACACCTCCGCGGAGGAGATCGACGCGTGTGACGATAATCGGTTCTCCGGTGAGAGTGGTTCTTCTCACGGGGACACGACGGTGCAATTTCATCCCGTGAGATACAACGAGATCAGGaagggaagagaggagaggtcAGCTTGCGGCACCAACGTTAGGGCATTTACTCATCGCTcgcaaatttga